A genomic segment from Bradysia coprophila strain Holo2 chromosome III, BU_Bcop_v1, whole genome shotgun sequence encodes:
- the LOC119075224 gene encoding spermine synthase isoform X2, protein MSVQTVLLDFSIDPVRIGDEVASKDLLKFIKQGLKKYFENLKFVYDLKTDDGYLCLFTDKNLVFIQIRFFNHGIITINIEYFKSDTGNQIMSFESKRELCDYLEAKLEVNGYPYPNIKRDGLNKYFYSSDERILEYDIDKVLFDKRSPFQKVQIVHSKSLGNMLVLDELQNISEADLIYTETLMQRGIQNYEGKEICILGGGDGALLYELLKENPKFVTMLEIDEMVMQACNVHLQSICGDVLERRQAENFEIIVGDCMVALDKYVKEGKKFDFVFGDLTDIPISETPTGEIWNFIRTILQQSFKILKPNGKYLTHGNGTNCPESLRMYEEQLKQLEPKVKFTTTKAFVPSFMEEWVFYQVSVDV, encoded by the exons atgtcagtGCAGACAGTATTACTAGACTTTTCCATTGATCCGGTGCGAATTGGTGATGAAGTTGCCAGTAAAGATTTACTGAAATTCATCAAGCAGGGCTTGAAAAagtatttcgaaaatttgaaatttgtttatgaTCTGAAAACGGACGACGGatatttgtgtttatttacTGATAAGAATTTGGTGTTCATTCAAATTCGATTCTTCAATCATGGTATTATTACTATCAATATTGAATACTTTAAAAGCGACACCGGAAACCAGATCATGTCATTTgaa TCTAAACGAGAATTGTGTGACTATCTGGAAGCTAAATTAGAAGTAAACGGTTATCCATATCCAAACATTAAACGGGATGGACTCAACAAGTACTTCTATTCATCAG ATGAGCGCATCCTCGAATATGACATTGACAAGGTACTGTTCGACAAACGATCACCATTTCAAAAGGTCCAAATTGTTCATTCAAAAAGTTTGGGAAATATGCTGGTTCTGGACGAACTACAAA ACATTTCCGAAGCGGATTTGATTTACACGGAAACGTTGATGCAACGAGGCATACAGAATTACGAGGGCaaagaaatttgcattttgGGCGGTGGTGATGGCGCCTTATTGTACGAGTTGTTAAAGGAGAATCCAAAGTTCGTTACCATGCTAGAAATCGACGAAATGGTAATGCAAGCGTGTAATGTCCATCTACAATCGATTTGCGGGGATGTGTTGGAAAGACGACAAGCAGAGAACTTTGAG ATCATCGTCGGAGACTGCATGGTTGCCCTGGACAAATATGTGAaggagggaaaaaaatttgattttgtatttGGTGACCTGACAGACATACCAATTTCGGAAACACCAACTGGAGAAATATGGAACTTCATCCGAACGATCCTACAACAATCCTTCAAGATACTGAAACCAAATGGCAAATACTTAACTCAT gGTAACGGCACCAATTGCCCAGAGTCGTTACGCATGTACGAAGAACAATTGAAGCAGCTAGAGCCCAAAGTGAAGTTTACCACAACCAAAGCATTCGTTCCATCATTCATGGAAGAGTGGGTATTTTACCAAGTGAGTGTCGATGTTTGA
- the LOC119075326 gene encoding uncharacterized protein LOC119075326 isoform X1 — MKQEKGRTFSIISKGVKSTRSKLKQTAISTPIKNAPLTAKVNSTWNNVLNKNKDCTIGKISAPNKFEIDLAQNDPVNSLRYFLAELKNKIFVLLPGNRAVKNIMDNILKTFANIEQPIKIQIAPNNPKPTKSKISHPQLPAIHTQDMDDGLRQKIDQLNVNLKEKTEENLKLRKQKEDMESQLHILKNELNASKERVEQLESTLNETVNTERETIANYEQQCKRLENEIKTLQDSASQLEHLNSSAEQQTQLLDRMEKFKNQTQIAFRELEKEKLLTILKYDKNQMNTTYSEFCKIYELIQQYFTSDHSQELQILLNAQINRKK; from the exons atgaaacaagaaaaagGCAGAACATTTAGCATTATTTCGAAAGGTGTTAAATCCACTCGAAGTAAACTGAAACAAACCGCTATCAGCACTCCCATCAAAAACGCCCCACTCACCGCAAAAGTTAATTCCACTTGGAACAATGTGCTTAACAAAAATAAG GATTGCACAATTGGCAAGATATCAgctccaaataaatttgaaatcgacTTGGCACAGAATGATCCAGTGAATAGTCTGCGGTATTTTCTAGCCgagttaaaaaataaaattttcgttctGTTACCGG GCAATCGAGCAGTTAAGAATATCATggacaatattttaaaaacatttgcGAACATAGAACAACCTATTAAAATTCAA ATCGCTCCTAACAATCCTAAACCAACGAAAAGCAAAATTTCACATCCCCAATTACCCGCAATACACACACAAGATATGGACGATGGACTTCGGCAAAAGATTGACCaattaaatgttaatttaaa GGAAAAGACTgaggaaaatttgaaactaaGGAAGCAAAAAGAAGATATGGAATCACAGCTGCATATtctgaaaaatgaattgaatgcaTCCAAAGAGCGAGTTGAACAATTAGAG AGTACATTGAACGAGACTGTAAATACTGAACGAGAAACAATTGCAAACTATGAACAGCAATGCAAACGacttgaaaacgaaattaaaactTTGCAAGATAGTGCTAG CCAATTAGAACATCTGAATTCATCTGCCGAACAGCAAACACAACTGTTGGATCGAATGGAAAAGTTCAAGAATCAAACACAAATTGCATTCAGAGAATtggaaaaggaaaaattattg ACAATTTTAAAGTACGACAAAAACCAAATGAATACTACGTACTCTGAATTCTGCAAAATATACGAACTGATTCAGCAATACTTCACATCAGATCATAGCCAAGAGCTGCAGATACTGCTCAATGCCcaaattaatagaaaaaaatga
- the LOC119075326 gene encoding uncharacterized protein LOC119075326 isoform X2 gives MKQEKGRTFSIISKGVKSTRSKLKQTAISTPIKNAPLTAKVNSTWNNVLNKNKDCTIGKISAPNKFEIDLAQNDPVNSLRYFLAELKNKIFVLLPGNRAVKNIMDNILKTFANIEQPIKIQNPKPTKSKISHPQLPAIHTQDMDDGLRQKIDQLNVNLKEKTEENLKLRKQKEDMESQLHILKNELNASKERVEQLESTLNETVNTERETIANYEQQCKRLENEIKTLQDSASQLEHLNSSAEQQTQLLDRMEKFKNQTQIAFRELEKEKLLTILKYDKNQMNTTYSEFCKIYELIQQYFTSDHSQELQILLNAQINRKK, from the exons atgaaacaagaaaaagGCAGAACATTTAGCATTATTTCGAAAGGTGTTAAATCCACTCGAAGTAAACTGAAACAAACCGCTATCAGCACTCCCATCAAAAACGCCCCACTCACCGCAAAAGTTAATTCCACTTGGAACAATGTGCTTAACAAAAATAAG GATTGCACAATTGGCAAGATATCAgctccaaataaatttgaaatcgacTTGGCACAGAATGATCCAGTGAATAGTCTGCGGTATTTTCTAGCCgagttaaaaaataaaattttcgttctGTTACCGG GCAATCGAGCAGTTAAGAATATCATggacaatattttaaaaacatttgcGAACATAGAACAACCTATTAAAATTCAA AATCCTAAACCAACGAAAAGCAAAATTTCACATCCCCAATTACCCGCAATACACACACAAGATATGGACGATGGACTTCGGCAAAAGATTGACCaattaaatgttaatttaaa GGAAAAGACTgaggaaaatttgaaactaaGGAAGCAAAAAGAAGATATGGAATCACAGCTGCATATtctgaaaaatgaattgaatgcaTCCAAAGAGCGAGTTGAACAATTAGAG AGTACATTGAACGAGACTGTAAATACTGAACGAGAAACAATTGCAAACTATGAACAGCAATGCAAACGacttgaaaacgaaattaaaactTTGCAAGATAGTGCTAG CCAATTAGAACATCTGAATTCATCTGCCGAACAGCAAACACAACTGTTGGATCGAATGGAAAAGTTCAAGAATCAAACACAAATTGCATTCAGAGAATtggaaaaggaaaaattattg ACAATTTTAAAGTACGACAAAAACCAAATGAATACTACGTACTCTGAATTCTGCAAAATATACGAACTGATTCAGCAATACTTCACATCAGATCATAGCCAAGAGCTGCAGATACTGCTCAATGCCcaaattaatagaaaaaaatga
- the LOC119075224 gene encoding spermine synthase isoform X1: MSVQTVLLDFSIDPVRIGDEVASKDLLKFIKQGLKKYFENLKFVYDLKTDDGYLCLFTDKNLVFIQIRFFNHGIITINIEYFKSDTGNQIMSFETIKTLESTLRVDLEAVRSKHLPPIKRGCNADVYLTSSDERILEYDIDKVLFDKRSPFQKVQIVHSKSLGNMLVLDELQNISEADLIYTETLMQRGIQNYEGKEICILGGGDGALLYELLKENPKFVTMLEIDEMVMQACNVHLQSICGDVLERRQAENFEIIVGDCMVALDKYVKEGKKFDFVFGDLTDIPISETPTGEIWNFIRTILQQSFKILKPNGKYLTHGNGTNCPESLRMYEEQLKQLEPKVKFTTTKAFVPSFMEEWVFYQVSVDV; the protein is encoded by the exons atgtcagtGCAGACAGTATTACTAGACTTTTCCATTGATCCGGTGCGAATTGGTGATGAAGTTGCCAGTAAAGATTTACTGAAATTCATCAAGCAGGGCTTGAAAAagtatttcgaaaatttgaaatttgtttatgaTCTGAAAACGGACGACGGatatttgtgtttatttacTGATAAGAATTTGGTGTTCATTCAAATTCGATTCTTCAATCATGGTATTATTACTATCAATATTGAATACTTTAAAAGCGACACCGGAAACCAGATCATGTCATTTgaa ACAATTAAAACTTTGGAAAGTACGTTACGAGTAGATTTAGAAGCGGTACGCTCTAAGCATTTACCACCAATTAAGCGAGGCTGCAACGCCGACGTGTATTTGACTAGTTCAG ATGAGCGCATCCTCGAATATGACATTGACAAGGTACTGTTCGACAAACGATCACCATTTCAAAAGGTCCAAATTGTTCATTCAAAAAGTTTGGGAAATATGCTGGTTCTGGACGAACTACAAA ACATTTCCGAAGCGGATTTGATTTACACGGAAACGTTGATGCAACGAGGCATACAGAATTACGAGGGCaaagaaatttgcattttgGGCGGTGGTGATGGCGCCTTATTGTACGAGTTGTTAAAGGAGAATCCAAAGTTCGTTACCATGCTAGAAATCGACGAAATGGTAATGCAAGCGTGTAATGTCCATCTACAATCGATTTGCGGGGATGTGTTGGAAAGACGACAAGCAGAGAACTTTGAG ATCATCGTCGGAGACTGCATGGTTGCCCTGGACAAATATGTGAaggagggaaaaaaatttgattttgtatttGGTGACCTGACAGACATACCAATTTCGGAAACACCAACTGGAGAAATATGGAACTTCATCCGAACGATCCTACAACAATCCTTCAAGATACTGAAACCAAATGGCAAATACTTAACTCAT gGTAACGGCACCAATTGCCCAGAGTCGTTACGCATGTACGAAGAACAATTGAAGCAGCTAGAGCCCAAAGTGAAGTTTACCACAACCAAAGCATTCGTTCCATCATTCATGGAAGAGTGGGTATTTTACCAAGTGAGTGTCGATGTTTGA